From a single Ciconia boyciana chromosome 6, ASM3463844v1, whole genome shotgun sequence genomic region:
- the CALM1 gene encoding calmodulin-1 isoform X1, with product MADQLTEEQIAEFKEAFSLFDKDGDGTITTKELGTVMRSLGQNPTEAELQDMINEVDADGNGTIDFPEFLTMMARKMKDTDSEEEIREAFRVFDKDGNGYISAAELRHVMTNLGEKLTDEEVDEMIREADIDGDGQVNYEEFVQMMTAK from the exons GCTGATCAGCTGACTGAAGAACAGATTGCTG AATTCAAGGAAGCCTTTTCCCTATTTGACAAAGATGGTGATGGTACTATCACAACAAAAGAACTGGGAACTGTCATGAGGTCATTGGGTCAAAATCCAACAGAAGCAGAATTGCAGGACATGATCAACGAGGTAGATGCTGATG GCAATGGCACTATCGACTTCCCTGAATTTTTAACCATGATGGCCAGAAAAATGAAGGACACAGACAGCGAGGAAGAAATCCGTGAGGCATTCCGAGTCTTTGACAAG GATGGCAATGGCTATATCAGTGCAGCAGAACTACGTCATGTTATGACAAACTTAGGAGAAAAGCTAACAGATGAAGAAGTAGATGAAATGATCAGAGAAGCAGACATTGACGGGGATGGGCAAGTCAACTATGAAG aaTTCGTACAGATGATGACTGCAAAGTGA
- the CALM1 gene encoding calmodulin-1 isoform X2 — MRSLGQNPTEAELQDMINEVDADGNGTIDFPEFLTMMARKMKDTDSEEEIREAFRVFDKDGNGYISAAELRHVMTNLGEKLTDEEVDEMIREADIDGDGQVNYEEFVQMMTAK; from the exons ATGAGGTCATTGGGTCAAAATCCAACAGAAGCAGAATTGCAGGACATGATCAACGAGGTAGATGCTGATG GCAATGGCACTATCGACTTCCCTGAATTTTTAACCATGATGGCCAGAAAAATGAAGGACACAGACAGCGAGGAAGAAATCCGTGAGGCATTCCGAGTCTTTGACAAG GATGGCAATGGCTATATCAGTGCAGCAGAACTACGTCATGTTATGACAAACTTAGGAGAAAAGCTAACAGATGAAGAAGTAGATGAAATGATCAGAGAAGCAGACATTGACGGGGATGGGCAAGTCAACTATGAAG aaTTCGTACAGATGATGACTGCAAAGTGA